The genomic segment ATTATGGCTACAATAATGCTCATAGAACTGGAAGCAAAGTTTATTGTAGCCAAGGCACAATCAGAACTGCATGGAAAAGTACTCGAAAAACTTGGAGTTGATCATGTAGTTTTTCCAGAACGCGATATGGGTAAAAGATTGGCTCGAAATATAATTGCCCCTTCAATGATTGATTTAATTGAGCTTTCAGATAAATATAGCGTTGTTGAAGTAGCAGCGAAAAAAAACATGATAGGTAAAACACTCAAGGAGCTTGATTTACGCAAAAAACACGGGATTAATGTCATCGCTCTTCGAAGGGACAGTAATGAAGACCAGGTTCTATTACCACTGCCAGATGATATCATTCAGGAAGAAGA from the Bacillota bacterium genome contains:
- a CDS encoding TrkA family potassium uptake protein, with product MARQFLVIGAGWFGSSVAQNLYALGHEVMVMDNDEKQVKMISNEVTHAIEGDATSEESLKALGIKDFNTVILAIGDNLQVSIMATIMLIELEAKFIVAKAQSELHGKVLEKLGVDHVVFPERDMGKRLARNIIAPSMIDLIELSDKYSVVEVAAKKNMIGKTLKELDLRKKHGINVIALRRDSNEDQVLLPLPDDIIQEEDVIVAIGSNEAHKKMQWI